The genomic DNA TTCTTCTGGCATATTTGACGATACTGGTTCTTTTTATGTATGCAAATTCATTAATTGCTTAGCTGTTATttacattttttaaaaatgtttctTACTTATATATGAAACATCATTGTAAGATTGGACGAATTCCGCTACGACAGCAAATCAGCTACTTTGAAAAGACCAAAGCCCAGATACTGGAAACCATGGGCGAGGAAGCTGCGACTGATTTCTTCAAGAAGGCGCTCTTCGTGATAGCAGCAGGATCCAATGATATTCTGGAGTATCTTTCACCTTCAGTGCCGTTCTTTGGACGAGAGAAGCCTGATCCTTCATCCTTTCAGGATGCCTTGATTTCCAACCTGACATTTTATCTGAAGGTTCTACCCTCCCACTTGTAGACTCGTAGTAAAAAGTGAACTGCAGTTTTCTGTCGATTTCTCTCATTTCAAGCTGATCTCTACTTTCCTTTCTTCAACGCAGAGGCTGAATGAACTGGGGGCTAGGAAGTTTGTTGTGTCCGATGTCGGGCCACTAGGTTGTATACCGTACGTTCGTGCTCTGGAGTTCATGCCTGCAGGGGAGTGTTCAGCATCTGCGAACCGTGTCACTGAAGGTTACAACAAGAAACTGAAGAGGATGGTCGAAAAGATGAACCAGGAAATGGGTCCGGAGAGTAAATTCGTGTACACGAACACGTACGAGATCGTGCTGGAGTTTATTCAGAACTACCGTCAGTATGGTATACTTTCCTTCCTTGCTGCCGCTTACTTCCCGCAAAATGCAGTGCTACAGAGTTCAGGTTTCAGAACTCCAAACGGCATACCTGGTACCTCCTGCTGTTACTGAACACGCAAAGAATCGCTTGTGGTAAACGAGATCTTGGTTCTTTGACACCGCCAGGTTTCGACAACGCGATGGACCCGTGCTGCGGCGGCAGCTTCCCTCCGTTTCTCTGCATCGGCACGGCCAACTCCAGCTCCTCGCTGTGCAGT from Setaria italica strain Yugu1 chromosome VII, Setaria_italica_v2.0, whole genome shotgun sequence includes the following:
- the LOC101753459 gene encoding GDSL esterase/lipase At5g41890, with amino-acid sequence MYISLCKRRVHTQEAWQCHVHGNIFNLRDISQLATCKHKMALSRALCCSSLIATLLLIAPSSAVVSRALFIFGDSLVDAGNNDYLVTLSKANAPPYGVDFAFSGGKPTGRFTNGMTIADIMGEALGQKSLAPPYLAPNSSAAMTNSGINYGSGSSGIFDDTGSFYIGRIPLRQQISYFEKTKAQILETMGEEAATDFFKKALFVIAAGSNDILEYLSPSVPFFGREKPDPSSFQDALISNLTFYLKRLNELGARKFVVSDVGPLGCIPYVRALEFMPAGECSASANRVTEGYNKKLKRMVEKMNQEMGPESKFVYTNTYEIVLEFIQNYRQYGFDNAMDPCCGGSFPPFLCIGTANSSSSLCSDRSKYVFWDAFHPTEAANLIVAGKLLDGDAAVASPINVRELFQYEHK